The Pseudomonas sp. Marseille-Q3773 DNA window AGTCGTCGCAATCTTCGAACGACGTGTCGAAGAGCTACAGCGAAAGCAGTGCCTACGACTTGAGCAATACCGTGTCCTTCCAAGTGCTGACCCCGACCGGCTGGGCCAACCCTGTCACCAACACTGCAACCCTTAGCGGTTCGGTGAATGGCGGTAGCGGCAACCTGGGCGTGAACGTGGCGGCCGGTGTGGGCAACCAGCAGAGCAACTCGCTGGCCATTTCCAACACCTCGTTCTGATCGCTGTGCTTAAGGCCCCCTTCGGGGGGCCTTTCCAGAAGACGAAGGGAAGGCATCCGATCATGCGTATTGTCGCCTTGGCGTGTCTGCTGTGCCTGGCCAGCGTGAGCGAGGCTGCACAAATGCCGCTGTCCGTCCTGCCGGGCGGCGCGGTGGTATTCAAACCCATCCAGAGTGTGCGCGAGCGCAAGTTCGCCGACCTGGTGCAACAGAAAACCGACTTCAGCTGCGGCGCCGCCGCATTGGCCACCATCCTGCGCCAGGCCTACTGGCTGGATGTGAACGAGCAACAGATCATCGAAGGCATGCTGGCCCATGCCGACCAGGACCTGGTCCGCACCCAGGGCTTCTCGATGCTCGACATGAAACGCTACGTGGAAAGCCTCGGCATGCGTGCCCGCGGTTACCGGGTGGCGCCCGAGACCCTGCACAGCGTACGCATCCCGGTCGTGGTGCTGATGGACGTGCGCGGCTACAAGCACTTCGTGGTCATGCAGAAGGTCGACAAGGGCTGGGTGTATATCGGTGACCCGGTACTGGGCCACAAACGCTACAAGGTCGACGATTTTCTCAAAGGCTGGAACGGCATCATCTTCGCCGTGATCGGCCAAGGCTACGACAAGCACAACGTCTTGCTCGACCCGCCTCTGCCACTGACCGCCAAGGGCCGGGTCAACGACTTCGCCCCGGTGCAGGACGCAGAGCTGCTGGACTTCGGCTTCATCAAAAGCGACTTCTTCTAATGACGCGTCGAACGACAAGGAGCATGACGCTCCGGGGAGCACCCATGAAGAATTCACTGTGGCTCGCAGTGGTGTGCCTGGCAGCCAGCCTGCCAACCCATGGCGAAACGTTCAAGCCCATCGAACTGAAGGACCAGGAGCTGGCGGCGTTGCGCGGACGCTATGTATTGCCGGGCCGCATCATCAGTTTCGGCATTGTCATGACCAGCACCTGGCAGAACGCCAATGGCGAAGTAATCGGCGCGACGTCTACCTTGCAGGTCCAGCAGTCGACCATCAAGCCGCAGTTCTACGTCTCGATGGTGAACGAAAAAGCTACCGGCGCAGGCACCAGCAGTGCTTCGTCGGCTGGCACCGGCACAGTCACTGGTGGCGGCGGGCTCAGCAGCACCGAGGGCGTTACCCAGGTGGTGCGTGCGGCGGGCGACAACAACACGGCCTATAACAACGTCGACATCAACGTGACCAAGGCTGACCAGGCGCCAGCCACGCAACCGCAGGGCCAGGTGCTGGCCGCCGGCCAGACCCTGGTCAGCGAGAACGGCGCGGGCGCGCTGAGCATCTCGTCGACCGGTGTGGGCGTGCAGCTCGACATCCAGGCCAGCAACAACCAGGGCAGCAGCGCGCAACGGCTGGCGCAAGGCGGCCTGATGCAGAACGCGACGCTGCTTGGCAATGGCAACCAGGTCAACAACGTCACCTCCCTCAATGTGGTCATGCGCGAGAACGTACCGACCGCCGCGTCGTTGAACGGTAGCCTCGACCAACTCAAGGGCTTGCGCACATTCGGATACTGATGATCTTCACGTTCAAAGGCAGTCGAAAGGGACGGCACCTCCATGCACCGATCAATGACGCTCCGAGCAATTGTCTGCTTGACCACCCTGGCCCCGGCCACCCTCCTTTTCGCCGCCAGCGATCCGCAGGTCGAGGCACTCAAACAGGAACTGATCGAACTCAAACGCCGCTACGAAGCCCAGCAGCAGGCGCTGATGGTGCTGGAGCAACGTGTGCGCCAGGTCGAGGAAACCCCGGCGGCGCCCCCGCCCAAACGCCTGGTCAGATCCCCTGCCGAAGGGGTCAGGGGCGCACAGACCGTCGCCTCCGGCGCGCCGGGTAGCAGCGGCAGCTCGTACGGCCAGGCGCTGGCCGCCGACTCCGAGCCGGCGCAGAGTGTGTCCAACCTGTATGACGAGGCCAGCGGCTTTTTCGGCGGTGGCAAGTTCAGCTTCGAAACCGGCATTACCTATACCCACTACGATACCCGCGCGCTGGTGCTGAACGGCTTCCTGGCACTGGATTCGATCTTCCTGGGCAGTATCAACCTCGACCGGGTCAAGGCCGACAACTGGACCCTGGACATGACTGCGCGCTACAACCTCGCCCAGCGTTGGCAGTTCGATATCAACGTCCCGGTGGTGTACCGCGAGTCCACTTATTCGTCCGGCGGTGCAGGTGGCGCCGGGGCGAACACTTCGGATGCAACCGTGACCCGCGACCCGGAAATAGGCGACATCAACGTCGGCGTCGCCTACAAGTTCCTCGACGAAGACGAGACCTGGCCCGATGCCGTGGCAACCCTGCGCATCAAGGCCCCGACTGGCAAGGACCCGTATGGCATCAAGTTGCGCGAAGTGCCCGGCAACGACAACCTGTCGGTACCCGAGAGCCTGCCGACCGGCAACGGCGTCTGGGCAATTACCCCGGGCATCTCGCTGGTCAAGACCTTCGACCCCGCCGTGCTGTTCGGCAGCCTGTCCTACACCTACAACATGCAAGACTCATTCAGCGACATCAGCCCGCAGGTCAACAGCAAAGTCCCGGGTGACGTGAAGCTGGGCGACTCGTGGCAGATCGGTGGCGGTATCGCCTTTGCCCTCAACGAGAAGATGAGCATGTCGTTCTCGGTGTCCGACCAGTTCGCCAGCAAGAGCAAGATCAAACCGGATGGCGGCGACTGGCAGTCGATCTCCAACAGCGACTACAACGCCGCCAACTTCAACATCGGCATGACCTTCGCCGCCACCGACAACCTGACCATCGTGCCCAACCTGTCCATTGGTCTGACCGATGATGCGCCGGACTTTTCCTTCAGCCTGAAATTCCCGTACTACTTCTGATACTTGCCATCGTCCGGGCCCGTGCGCGCGGCCCGGACTTTGGTTACCAGGCGTGTAGCGAAACGTGTTCCCTGGCCCAGGCTGTTATCATCCAGCACAGATGTATGACGTTTTGATGGCAAAAGGGAATTTTTTGTGAAGAACCTGTCAGACCACCTGCCTACCCGGCTTGCCGCACTGGCGACCCTGGTCCTGGTGATCCCACTGGGTACGCGCGCCATGCTGGGTTGGTCCAACCCGCTCGGTTACCTGTCCGACATGGCCCTCGGCAGCGTCCTGGTAGTGCTGCTGTACCGCCGGCCCTGGTGGCTGGCCTTGCCCGTGCTGCTGGCATGGGCCGCCCTGTGGGTGGCCTCGGCTGAACTGGTGAGTGCGGTGGGCAGGTTGCCTACCAGCGCCGACCTGGCCTACCTGGCCGACCCGCAGTTCATGGAGAATTCGACTGGCGGTAGCCTGGCCCATGCCTGGCTACCCTGGGCGCTGGGCATCGGCCTGCTGGTCTGGCTGGCCAGCGCCTGGCGTTACCGCACTCGGCCCGGCCAGCCGCTGCCACGCAAGGCCTGGGCCATTCCGCTGTTGCTGTTCGCTGGCCATTGGGGCAGCCAGCAACTGGCACCTGCCGACGCCGAGCAATGGCGGCTGTACAACCTCCCCCATCAACTGATGTCGGCCGCCGCCGGTGGCCTGCAGCGCCACGTCGAGGGCTGGACGGGGCAGACTCAGAGCTTCACGCCGCTGGCCAGCAGTGGCCTGACCCAATCCGACCTGCATGGCCAGCGCCTGCTTGCCGGGCCGGGCACGGCCCGCAACCTGCTGCTCATCACCGTGGAGGGTATCCCCGGTGCCTACCTGCGGCCTAACCGCCAGGCGCTGCACAGCCGCTTCGACACAGAGCTGATGCCCAGGCTCAGCCAGTGGGCCGAACGCGGCATGAACACCCCGGACTATGTGCTGCACACCCACCAGACCATCCGTGGCCTGTATGCCATGCTTTGTGGTGACTACGACAAGCTGGCCAACGGCACACCCAAGGGGGTCGAGCTGCTGACCCAGAACGAACGCAACCAGGCCTGCCTGCCGGCGCAGCTGCGCCAGGCCGGCTTCACCACTCATTATCTGCAGGGCGCCGGCCTGCGCTTCATGGCCAAGGACCGCATCATGCCGCACATCGGTTTCGACGCGGTGCATGGCCTGGAGTGGTTCCGCAACGCGAACTACCTGGAGTTTCCCTGGGGCAAGGACGACCGGGCCTTCTTCGAAGGCGCGCTGGGCTATGTCGGCCAGTTGCAGAAGCAGGACACACCGTGGATGCTGACCCTGCTCAGCGTAGGCACCCACCAGCCCTACTCGGCGCCTGCCAAGTACCTCGAGCGCCACGACACGCCGAAACAGGCCGCCGTGGCCTACCTCGACGACGCGCTGGGTGCCTTCCTCGACAGCCTCGAACGCCAGGGCGTGTTGAAGGACACCCTGGTGGTGGTCACCTCTGACGAATCCCACGGCATCGATGGCGTGCGCCTGGCCTCGTCGTGGGGCTTCAACCTCACCCTGGCGCCAGAGCAGGCGCAATTGCCAAGGATCAAGCGCGGCACCTACGGCCATGTCGACCTGGCGACCTCGCTGCTGGACTACTTTGCCCTGCCCATCCCCATGGCGCTGGGTGGCCGCTCGCTGTACCGCGACTACGACAGCGGTCGCGAGATGATCGCCTACACCAACGGCATGCTGCGCTATCACGACGGCCATGGGCTGTTCACCGAATGCGACTTCCAGCAGCGCTGCCGACGTTATGCCAGCGAGGGGTTCATCGCCGACCAGGCGCGCTACCTTGGCCCCGGCGGCAACCTGCTCGGGCAACAGATCGGCGCGCTGGCCGGGGTGCTCGACCAGTCCCTGCAACACACGCCGCTGAACCTGCGCTACCAGTTCGGCGGTCCCTCACCCATCCGGCTGCGCAAGCGCATCCACGATGACTGGGCCGACAACCTGATCGGTGCGCAGTACCTGGAAATGCCCGAGGGCTCGCACACCCGCGTGCGGGTCAAGGTACGCTCGCTGGACCCGAAGCGCGCCGCCTATATCCAGCTCAAGGCCAAGCAGTTGGAACAGGACGTCCCGCTGGGCTTGCCTGAGGAGATGAAAGTCACCGCCGATGCGCCACTGGAAATGGAGTTCGGCTTTGACAACCCGACCCCGCGCAAGGCGTTTTCCTTCCATTTGCTGGGCTATGGCGGCGGCCAGGTGGAAGTGAGCGACTTCAGCGTGATCACTGCGCTGCCCGGCGAAGATGACGTCACCGAGGAAATGGCCGACGGGCATATTGCCCATTCGGGCTGACTACCGATGCCACTCATCGGGCTGCCGCTATTGCCTGTCGATTCCGCCCGCCGGTGCTCGACCAGTGTGTGAACCCCTGATGTGGAGACAGCACCATGAGCACCAGCAAAAGCAGGCACCCGGTGGTTTCCCGCAGCCAGTGGCTGGCGGCCCGCCAGCAGCTGTGGCTGCACGAAAAGGCCTTCACCCACCACCGCGACGCGTTGGCCGCAGCACGTCGCGCCCTGCCCTGGGTGAAGGTCGAGCAGGACTATCGCTTTCACGGGGCCGATGGCGAGCTGGACCTGGCCGGCCTGTTTGCCGGTCGCAGTCAGCTGTTGGTCTACCACTTCATGTTCGCCGAGGGCTGGACCGAAGGCTGCCATGGCTGCTCGTTCCTCGCCGACCATTTTGACGGCGCCAACCTGCACCTGGCGCACCACGACGTGTCGCTGGTAGCCGTGTCGCGGGCACCGTATGCGCAATTCCAGGCGTTCCGCCAGCGCATGGGCTGGCGGTTTGCCTGGTATTCCTCACACGACAGCAGCTTCAACGAGGACTTCGGGGTGAGTGTGGGCCATCAGGGCCAGCGCCAGTACAACTATGCGCCGTATGACGGTAAAGAAAGCGAGTTGCCCGGGCTGAGCGCGTTCTACCGTGAACCGGATGGCAGTGTGTACCACACCTACTCCACCTATGCGCGCGGGCTGGATATCCTGGTCAATACCTACAACTTCCTCGACATTGCACCACTGGGGCGCAACGAAGGCGGAACCATGGACTGGGTCCGGCATCATGACCGCTATGAAGGGCAAGCAGCGCCAGGCCATTGCTGCCATGAATGACCCACTGCAGGAGCGGCCTGGTGTCGCGAAAGGGCCGCTCCCGCAAGCAGTCACATCATGCGCGTACACCCAGCATGCCGCGCTCGACGATGAAATCGATCACCGCCTGCAATCCTTCGCCCTTCTTCAGGTTGCTGAAGGTCCACGGCCGCTGTGGGCGCATGCGCTGGGTATCGCGTGCCATCACCTCCAGCGAGGCCCCCACATAAGGCGCCAGGTCGGTCTTGTTGATGACCAGGAAATCCGACTTGGTGATCCCCGGGCCACCCTTGCGCGGGATCTTCTCGCCTTCAGCCACGTCGATCACGTAGATGGTCAGGTCAGCCAGCTCCGGGCTGAACGTGGCGCTGAGGTTGTCACCGCCACTTTCGACGAATATCACCTCCAGGTTGCCAAACTTGCGCGCCAGTGCTTCGACCGCCGCCAGGTTCATCGAGGCGTCCTCGCGTATCGCCGTATGCGGGCAGCCGCCGGTTTCCACGCCGACAATGCGCTCCGGCTCGAGGGCGCCGGCTTCGGTCAGGATGCGCTGGTCTTCCTTGGTGTAGATGTCGTTGGTCACCACTGCGATCTGGTAGTGGTCACGCATGGCCTTGCACAAGGCCTCGAGCAATGCGGTCTTGCCGGAGCCGACCGGGCCGCCGACACCGACGCGCAGGGGTTGTTGATAGCTTTGCATGCAGGCAGTCCTCAAGAACGGAACAAACGGGTGTATTGGGTTTCGTGACGCGACGAGGCAATGGCCAACAACGGCAGGCCACTGCCGAGCTGGTCATCGCCCAGGGCCAAGGCTTGATCAAGGGCGGCCGGCAAACCTGTGCCCAGATCGCGCAGCAAGGTCTGGGCAGCCTGCTGGCCGAACGGCACCAGCTTGACCCCGGCCATGACCGCGCCCTCCAGCCAGGCAAAACCATGGCCCAAGGCCAACTGCCGCAGCGGGATTGCCCAGTGCGCGGCCAGCCAGGCCATGCCGCCCAGCTGGGTAAGCTCAAGGCTGGCACGCCAGGCTGGGTCCTGGCCCAGCTGCCAGCCGTCGAGCAGCCGTGCCAACGCCGCACCGCGCTGCTGTTCTTCCAGGCGCAACTCGGCGGTTTCGCGGTTGGCCAGCAGGAACCGGCTCCAGTGGCCAAAGGCCACGGCGTCCTCGGCCTGGCAGGCGCGATACAGGCGGGCCAGTACCGGCCAGTCGAGGCCGGCCAGGGTGTCGTCGATCTGTTCACGCTGCCAGGCAGTGAAACCGTCCACGCCCCGTACCCAACCCGCCTCGACCGCCCACTCCAGGCCTTGCGAGTAGGTGAAGCCGCCCACCGGCAAACCTGGGCTGGCCAGCTGCAGCAGGCGCAGCAACGCCAGGTCGCTGTCCATCAACCGGCCAGTACCAGTGCGGCGCCGGCCAGCAGGCCACCGCCAAAGGCTTTCTGCAGGCCGCTGTGGCGGCGCAGCAGGCAACCGACGGCAAAGCCGGCCGCCAGCAGCAAGCCACTGACCGCGACAAAGCCGACGCTGAACTGCCAGAACGCGCTCGGCGTCGCTTCCACACCGTGGGCCCAGCCATGGAACAGGGCGAACACCGGCATGGCCATGGCCAGCAGCAGTTGCCGAGCGGGTAGCAACACGGCTGCGGCAGCCACCAGCAGCGACACGGCGATCAGGGTTTCCATGCCCAACACGTCGCCGAACAGATGACCACACAGCGCACCGCCGAACATGGCCACCAGGGTAGCCGCAGGCAACGCCAGGCTGCGCCGGGTCAACGCGGCAAGCACGCCGGTGCCGAGCAACATCAGCAGGTGGTCAAGGCCGGTCAGCGGGTGCAGCAAGCCATCCTGCAGCGGCTGGCTGTCGTGGCCCGGGTGGGCGAAGGCTGGCAGCGCCAGCATCAGCAGAAACAGGGCGAAAGTCTTTTTCATCGGTTGCTCCAGGCAGTTCAGGAATGGGCGGGCAAGCGCACGAACGGGTGATCGTGCTCATGGCTATGGCTATGGCTATGGCTATGCGGTGCACTCTGATAGGCGCCCGCCTCCGGCTCGAACGGCGCCTGCTCGGCCTCCACCGTCAGGCCCAGGCCACGCAGCATGTCGTCGAGCACATGGTCGTGCTGAAAGCGCAACAGGCCGGGTTCGATCTGCAGCGGCACATGGCGGTTGCCCAGGTGATAGGCAGCGCGTGCCAGCAGGTGCGGGTCGACGCAGCGCACCGTGGACACCGCCTCCGGCGCCGCCAGCACGCGGATCAACTGGGTGCCCTCGGCATCGGCCAGCAGTTCGCCGCCGCGCAGCAGGTGGCCGCGCTCGAGCATCAGCCCGGCTTCGCGGCCATCGTCCAGGGTTACCCGCAGGCGGCTCTTGATCCGGCTGTCCACATCAAGGGTGACGCTGCCGGTTTCGCCCAGCGGGCCGGGTTCGGTGATTCGGCGGGTCAAGACAATCATCGGTCCTCCTTCAGAACAGGAAATAGCGCTGGGCCAGCGGCAGCTCGCGGGCCGGCTCGCACACCAGCAGTTCGCCATCGGCACGCACCTGGTAGGTCTGCGCGTCGACTTCGATCAGCGGTTGCAGGGTGTTGTGGAGCATGTCGGGCTTGCGCACGCGGCGGCAGCCATGCGCCACGCCGATCAGGCTGCGCAGGTTGAGTTCTTCGGCCAGGCCGCGGTCCATGGCCGCCTGCGGCAGGAAGGTCATGCGCGTGGCATGGCGCGCCGCGCCCAGGGCGCCGAACATGGGCCGGTAGTGCACCGGTTGTGGCGTGGGGATGGAGCCGTTGATATCGCCCATGGGCGCGGTGACGATCATCCCGCCCTTGATTACCAGCGCCGGCTTGACCGCAAAGAATGCCGGTGACCACAGCACCAGGTCGGCCAGCTTGCCCGCTTCCACCGAGCCCACCTCGTGGCCGATGCCATGGGTCAGCGCCGGGTTGATGGTGTACTTGGCGATGTAGCGCTTGACCCGGAAGTTGTCGCTGTAGCTGCTGTCCGGCGCCAGTGGCCCACGGCGCAGCTTCATCTGGTGGGCGACCTGCCAGGTGCGCAGCACCACTTCGCCCACCCGGCCCATGGCCTGTGAGTCGGACGACGTCATGGCAAAGGCGCCCATGTCGTGAAGGATGTCCTCCGCGGCAATGGTCTCGCGGCGGATGCGTGACTCGGCAAAGGCCACGTCCTCGGCGATGCTCGGGTCCAGGTGGTGGCAGACCATGAGCATGTCCAGGTGTTCGTCCACGGTGTTGACCGTGTACGGCAAGGTCGGGTTGGTCGAGGACGGCAACACGTTGGCCTGCCCCGCCGCGCGGATGATGTCCGGTGCATGCCCGCCACCAGCGCCTTCGGTGTGGAAGGTATGGATGGTGCGCTCGCCAATCGCCGCCAGGGTATCTTCGATGCAGCCGGATTCGTTCAGGGTGTCGGTGTGGATCGCCACCTGGATGTCCATGTCCTCGGCAACCCCCAGGCAGCAGTCGATGGCCGCCGGTGTCGAGCCCCAGTCCTCATGCAGTTTCAGGCCCACGGCGCCGGCAGCAATCTGCTCGCGCAGCGCTTCAGGCCGCGAAGCGTTGCCCTTGCCGAGCAAGCCGATGTTGATCGGCAAGCTGTCGGCGGCCTGAAGCATGCGCGCCAGGTACCAGGGGCCGGGCGTGCAGGTGGTGGCGTTGGTGCCGGTGGCTGGGCCGGTGCCACCGCCGATGAAGGTGGTCACACCGCTGTTCAGCGCCTCGTCCACTTGCTGCGGGCAGATGAAGTGGATATGTGAATCGACGCCACCTGCGGTGACGATCTTGCCCTCGGCCGCGATCACCTCGGTACCCGGCCCCACCGGCACAGTGACACCTGGCTGCACATCGGGGTTGCCAGCCTTGCCGATCACCGCGATGCGCCCGTGCTTGATGCCGATATCGGCTTTGACGATACCCCAGTGGTCAATGATCAGGGCGTTGGTCAGCACCAGGTCCATGGCCTCGGCAGCCAGCATCTGGCCCTGGCCCATGCCGTCGCGGATGACCTTGCCGCCACCGAACTTGACCTCTTCGCCATAGACCGTGAAATCCTGCTCGACCTCGACCCACAACGCGGTGTCGGCCAGGCGCACGCGGTCGCCCACGGTGGGGCCGAACATGTCGGCATAGGCCCGGCGGGAAATACGGCTCATGCCTTGCCCTCCAGCGCACCCATCACCTTGCCCTGAAAGCCATATACCTCGCGCTTGCCGGCGTAGGCCACCAGCTGCACGGTGCGCGCCTGGCCCGGTTCGAAGCGCACGGCGGTGCCGGCGGCAATGTCCAGGCGAAAGCCCAGGGTCGGCGCGCGGTCGAACACCAGCGTCTGGTTGACTTCATAGAAGTGATAGTGCGAGCCGACCTGCACCGGCCGGTCACCATGGTTGGCCACGCTGACGCTGACCGTCGCGCGGCCGCCGTTCAGCTCGATGTCGCCGTCGGCGACCTGGATTTCACCTGGGATCATGCGGGGCTCCTGGGCTATTTCAGACGATGGGGTCATGCACGGTTACCAGCTTGGTGCCATCCGGGAAGGTCGCTTCGACCTGCACGTCGTGGAGCATTTCGGCAATCCCCGGCATCACCTGCTCGCGGGTCAGCACTTCGCGCCCCAGGCTCATCAGTTCGGCCACGCTGCGGCCATCGCGAGCGCCTTCGAGCACCGCGGCACTGATCAGCGCTACCGCTTCCGGGTAGTTGAGCTTCAAGCCACGGGCCAGGCGCCGCTCCGCCAGCAACGCGGCGGTGAACAGCAGCAGTTTGTCTTTCTCTCTCGGGGTCAGCTCCATGGCGCTCTCTCAGGTGGCCCAGATACGCGGGGGGCAGGCCGGCAGGCCAAGGACGGCCGGGCGCAGCACATGCCACAGGCGTTGCAGGGTGCGTTGCAGGTGTTGGTTGTCATGGTCGAGCAGGCGGATCACCAGCAACGACCCGAGCAGGGTCGCGCCGGCCGGGTTGCCCAGTTGTTCAAGTAGCGGGCGCACCTGTTCCAGCAAGGCCTGGTCGGCAGGTGCGGCGCAGAAGGTGGCCACCAACGGATGCCCGCCAACCTTGGCCAGCTGCCCGCCTTCCAGGCGCAGGCGCTCATGCAGGCCGACCTCGCCGGGCAACTCGATGCACAAGCGGCTGTCCAGGGCGCCATGCTCGAAACGCTCGTTCATCACCGGCCGCCCCAGGCACAAGGTTTCCCACGCCAGCAGGCGCGCCCCGGGTTCGAGGCTGAAACGGCTGTCGAGGCTGGCGCGGGCACCGCAGAAGAAGATGCTGTCCTGGGGCAACCACTCCAGCGTGCTGTCGGCAGCCAGGTGGAAACGCTGGGTCAGCCGTGCGGTCGGGCCGATACTGCGGTAGAACTTGCTGGCTCCGGGCATGGTCAGCAAAGCATGACTGCCGGGCTCCAGCTGGATGTCCAGCTCCAGGCGGTCGCCGGCGACCACCCCGCCGGGCGGATGCAGCACGTAGACATGGCACGGCGCGCCTTCAGGATGAAACGGCCGCTGCACCAAAAGAGGTCCGAAATGCCGCCACGCACCAAGGCGGGTCACCGCGACGCGCCTGACGAAGCGCAACTGCAGGTAGGCGCTCCAGCCTGCATCGTCTTGTAGTTGTTCGATCTGCTCCGCGAGCGACATCCTGCGGCCCCTGAAATCCGTGGCCTGCTGGCCGTTTAGAGGGCCCGGCATGCGCGGTGAAAACGGGCGCGGCCTGACCACTCGATCAAAATTCTCAGGCTGGATATAGCAGGTTGCGGGCCAACTCCGCAGGTGAATGAAGATGAAACCTCTGCGCCAGCCGCTCTGGTATCGGGCATACGGGAGGCTGGCGCACAAAGCGGGGGCGCGCTCGGGCCCTGTTCAGGTGCTCAGGCAGAGTGCTGCTACGCGGGACGCGTCAAGCGGCAGGACAATCAGTAGTCGAAGCGGTCCACTGCGCGCCGGCGCTCGTTGTCATCGCGCCGGTCATAGATGGCCGTGGTCTGGATATTGGCGTGGTGCGCCAGCTTCTGCGCGATCGACAGGTCGTGCTCTTCGATCACCCGGGTAATGAATGCCCGGCGGAAGTCATGTGGCATGATCTTCACCCCAACCTGGGCACCGCGCTGGCGGGCGATGTAATAGATGGCGTGCTTGGTGATACGCGCCCGGGTGATGTGGCTGCCACGGCGGATGCGGTTGAACAGGAACGGGTCGTCCTCGGCGCCTGCCGGCAGGTCCTGGCGGCGCAGGTCGAGCCACGCCTGCAACTTCTCGAACGCCCAGGGCGGCGCGTACTTGATTAGCTGGCGATTGCCCTTGCCCAACACCTGCAGGCTACGCGCCTCGAAGTCGACCTGGCCGAGGTCGATGTCCACCGATTCGGACTTGCGCATGCCGGTACCATAAAGCAAGGCGATGATCGCCGCATCGCGCACGCCCTGTGGCCGAGGGTCGGCCGCACACACATCCATAAGCTCGCGAATCAGGCTACGCCGCAGGTTGCGCCCCGGTGGCAGGCGGCTGCCACCGTCCGGCTTGACCTCGCGAATGCGCAGCAACTGTTCATGTTCGATCAGCCCCTGGCGCCAGGCTTCGTTCACCACCCCGCGAATGGCATTGACGTACAGCGACGAGCTGTTGGGCGCGTAACCATCGGCGCGCAAGGCCGCGACCAGGGCGATCACATGGCCGGGCTCGAGCCGGTGCCAGGGCACATCGACGATATTGCAATCGACAAAACCCAGCCGATCGGCGGCGTCCTGGAGAATGTAGCGCATGGTTTGCTGGCTGGATGGGGCCAGGCGGGCCATGTACTGCAGCAGCGGATTTTTCGAGAGATCGGACAAAACGTGAATCCTGTAGCGAAGCGTCGGCAACGGCGGACCGCGCCCGCCCCTGAAGCAAGCCAAAACGACAGATATACGAGGCGACA harbors:
- a CDS encoding tyrosine-type recombinase/integrase, whose protein sequence is MSDLSKNPLLQYMARLAPSSQQTMRYILQDAADRLGFVDCNIVDVPWHRLEPGHVIALVAALRADGYAPNSSSLYVNAIRGVVNEAWRQGLIEHEQLLRIREVKPDGGSRLPPGRNLRRSLIRELMDVCAADPRPQGVRDAAIIALLYGTGMRKSESVDIDLGQVDFEARSLQVLGKGNRQLIKYAPPWAFEKLQAWLDLRRQDLPAGAEDDPFLFNRIRRGSHITRARITKHAIYYIARQRGAQVGVKIMPHDFRRAFITRVIEEHDLSIAQKLAHHANIQTTAIYDRRDDNERRRAVDRFDY
- a CDS encoding urease subunit beta; protein product: MIPGEIQVADGDIELNGGRATVSVSVANHGDRPVQVGSHYHFYEVNQTLVFDRAPTLGFRLDIAAGTAVRFEPGQARTVQLVAYAGKREVYGFQGKVMGALEGKA
- a CDS encoding urease accessory protein UreD, coding for MSLAEQIEQLQDDAGWSAYLQLRFVRRVAVTRLGAWRHFGPLLVQRPFHPEGAPCHVYVLHPPGGVVAGDRLELDIQLEPGSHALLTMPGASKFYRSIGPTARLTQRFHLAADSTLEWLPQDSIFFCGARASLDSRFSLEPGARLLAWETLCLGRPVMNERFEHGALDSRLCIELPGEVGLHERLRLEGGQLAKVGGHPLVATFCAAPADQALLEQVRPLLEQLGNPAGATLLGSLLVIRLLDHDNQHLQRTLQRLWHVLRPAVLGLPACPPRIWAT
- a CDS encoding urease subunit gamma; translation: MELTPREKDKLLLFTAALLAERRLARGLKLNYPEAVALISAAVLEGARDGRSVAELMSLGREVLTREQVMPGIAEMLHDVQVEATFPDGTKLVTVHDPIV